A stretch of Rhodoferax potami DNA encodes these proteins:
- a CDS encoding ExeA family protein, which yields MYLGHFALREAPFSITPDTDFYFAHDGAQATLNTLLVALRSGEGFLKVVGELGCGKTVLCRQLLKTLHSECVTAYIPNPDMGPDDLLCALAAELGLDIQLPTNRHTVMTLIGNCLLNHAAAGRRVVVCIDEAQAIPVRSLESLRLVSNLETEKRKLIQLVLLGQPDLDTKLARPEIRQLLQRITFSEYLGPMAGASVGDYLRHRLARAAATEHTDLEVFTPEAIERLAVATAGVPRLINILAHKCLILAYGQGVHRVSATHVKLAVRDTPGLRPFPTSGGPWWNPWNWWKRRSGPTRTAGEVLE from the coding sequence ATGTATCTGGGGCACTTTGCCCTGCGTGAGGCCCCGTTTTCCATCACGCCGGACACCGACTTTTACTTTGCCCATGACGGTGCGCAAGCGACCCTGAACACCCTCTTGGTCGCCTTGCGTAGCGGCGAGGGTTTTTTGAAAGTTGTAGGCGAGCTGGGTTGCGGCAAAACAGTGTTGTGCCGGCAACTCCTCAAGACGCTGCATAGCGAGTGCGTGACCGCCTACATTCCCAACCCGGATATGGGGCCCGACGATTTGCTGTGCGCGTTGGCGGCCGAGTTGGGGCTGGATATCCAACTCCCGACCAACCGTCACACTGTCATGACCCTCATCGGCAACTGCTTGTTGAACCATGCCGCTGCCGGGCGGCGTGTGGTGGTGTGTATTGACGAGGCGCAGGCGATTCCGGTGCGCAGCCTCGAGAGCCTGCGCCTGGTTTCCAATCTCGAAACCGAAAAGCGCAAATTGATTCAGCTAGTCTTGCTCGGCCAGCCCGATTTGGACACCAAACTGGCGCGTCCCGAGATCCGGCAACTGCTGCAGCGCATTACCTTTAGCGAATACTTGGGCCCCATGGCTGGCGCAAGTGTGGGCGACTATCTGCGCCACCGCCTGGCGCGGGCGGCTGCCACTGAGCACACCGATCTCGAGGTGTTCACCCCGGAGGCTATCGAGCGTTTGGCCGTGGCCACGGCGGGTGTGCCGCGTTTGATCAATATCCTTGCGCACAAGTGCCTGATATTGGCCTACGGGCAAGGGGTGCACCGCGTCTCTGCGACGCACGTCAAGCTGGCCGTCCGCGATACGCCGGGCCTGCGTCCATTTCCCACCAGTGGGGGCCCTTGGTGGAACCCGTGGAATTGGTGGAAGCGGCGGTCCGGCCCCACCCGCACCGCTGGGGAGGTGTTGGAATGA